The proteins below are encoded in one region of Phaseolus vulgaris cultivar G19833 chromosome 1, P. vulgaris v2.0, whole genome shotgun sequence:
- the LOC137813818 gene encoding protein pns1-like, which translates to MAMLNNSNTTTPSQIIQIQAQLPQQRLPFTVLNKAQVPNFSNRTIVAGQAARTVFQILFYLYLFLVAVLVIFLIIYGFVSDAHTHHFHPQKWYAPLLVSTASAGIVGFTWQYITARHSTRVVRLAFWLSPLLTFAMGIMFICIGTAVSLAVGVIALVSALIQSLYSCWASPRFEYATKILSVSIAFPPNKTQGLTLYSILIGILYCCFLVAGIGGARAIENRTKLSAFFIFLILLSLGWTMQFLKNAMYVTISRVKYMHFSGGVDMDTRVAFCDTIKHLTGSVSIGSILVPIIVLFRGFARTTSLVGGDTDEFMFSCVSCYMGIASLLVLRGNRWGFVHVGVYNKGFVQASSDTWDMFIRVGLKELIDLDLTGVFCFLSGVGTGAICSLVSGIWSLVMHKSYATEVSIYAFLIGYFMCRLAISWAQACVAAYYVAYAENPQSTHFDSTIPVRLEQLNRSQALQIFRANNFSRG; encoded by the exons ATGGCCATGTTGAACAATTCTAATACCACCACACCATCACAGATCATACAAATCCAAGCACAACTTCCACAGCAAAGGCTTCCATTCACAGTCCTCAACAAG GCCCAAGTTCCAAACTTTTCCAATAGAACAATAGTGGCGGGTCAAGCAGCAAGAACGGTTTTCCAGATTCTCTTCTACTTGTATTTATTCTTGGTTGCAGTCTTGGTGATTTTCCTGATCATATATGGTTTTGTCTCGGACGCTCACACGCACCATTTCCACCCTCAGAAATGGTACGCCCCACTTCTAGTTTCAACAGCATCTGCTGGAATTGTTGGTTTCACATGGCAATACATCACTGCACGCCACTCCACAAGGGTAGTCAGGTTAGCATTTTGGCTGAGTCCCTTGCTAACATTCGCAATGGGAATTATGTTTATATGCATTGGTACTGCAGTGAGTCTGGCAGTTGGTGTAATTGCTTTGGTTTCTGCATTAATCCAATCCCTCTATAGTTGTTGGGCCAGTCCCAGATTTGAATATGCCACCAAAATCTTGTCAGTTTCAATAGCATTTCCTCCTAACAAAACCCAGGGGCTAACTCTTTATTCAATCCTCATTGGCATCCTTTACTGCTGTTTCCTGGTGGCTGGGATTGGAGGAGCAAGAGCCATTGAAAACAGAACCAAACTATCAGCCTTTTTCATCTTCTTGATCTTGCTGAGCCTAGGATGGACTATGCAGTTTCTGAAGAATGCAATGTATGTTACTATTTCAAGGGTCAAGTATATGCATTTTTCTGGAGGAGTTGACATGGACACTAGAGTTGCATTTTGTGACACAATCAAGCACTTAACTGGAAGTGTTTCCATAGGCTCCATCTTGGTTCCCATCATCGTGCTCTTCCGGGGTTTTGCACGAACCACAAGTCTGGTTGGAGGAGATACAGATGAGTTCATGTTTTCCTGTGTCAGTTGCTATATGGGGATTGCATCTCTTCTTGTGCTCCGTGGGAACCGATGGGGTTTTGTGCACGTTGGAGTTTATAACAAAGGGTTTGTGCAGGCATCTTCTGATACTTGGGACATGTTCATTAGAGTTGGATTGAAGGAACTCATAGACTTGGATCTCACTGGGGTATTCTGTTTCCTTAGTGGGGTTGGCACAGGTGCAATATGTAGTCTAGTGAGTGGAATTTGGAGTCTTGTAATGCACAAGAGCTATGCCACAGAAGTGTCCATTTATGCTTTCCTCATTGGCTATTTCATG TGTCGATTGGCCATATCATGGGCACAAGCTTGTGTTGCAGCTTACTATGTTGCCTACGCAGAAAATCCACAGAGCACTCATTTTGACTCCACTATTCCAGTACGCTTGGAGCAGCTTAACAGATCTCAAGCTCTGCAAATATTCAGAGCTAATAATTTCAGCCGAGGCTAA
- the LOC137813819 gene encoding uncharacterized protein: MDSASMQVATSKFVLCPNASAAKVASSKKDATVNFRSKFKGCVTKIHAVSSNGSVSSCSSLRSVSSLKADDNKRRSNLESLFCYDKAIPEEIIEKPVGLSLEEKAIGNNPRCTDCQAKGAVLCVTCAGSGLYVDSILESQGIIVKVRCLGCGGTGNIMCAECGGRGHLGSK, translated from the exons ATGGATTCAGCTTCTATGCAAGTAGCCACTTCAAAATTTGTTCTCTGCCCCAATGCTTCAGCGGCGAAGGTTGCAAGTTCCAAGAAGGATGCCACCGTCAATTTCAGGTCCAAATTCAAAGGATGTGTCACCAAAATCCATGCCGTTTCCTCAAATGGCTCTGTCTCTAGCTGCTCTTCGCTTCGG TCTGTGTCAAGTTTGAAGGCAGATGATAACAAACGCAGAAGTAATCTTGAATCTCTGTTTTGTTATGATAAAGCTATTCCTGAAGAAATAATTGAGAAGCCTGTTGGGCTATCTTTGGAAGAGAAAGCTATTGGTAACAATCCCCGATGCACTGATTGCCAGGCCAAAGGTGCTGTGCTTTGTGTCACTTGTGCTGGTTCTGGTTTATACGTTGACTCCATATTGGAAAGCCAGGGCATAATTGTTAAAGTTCGTTGCTTAG GCTGTGGGGGAACAGGCAATATAATGTGTGCAGAATGTGGCGGACGAGGTCATCTGGGATCCAAATGA